In Formosa haliotis, the sequence ACCCATGCCCTCACTGCTGATCAACATTTTATAGCATTCGGAGTTTGTCAGGAATTGGTAGGCGGTGAAGCCCCCGCATCCAATCAGTAGCTCTACCTCTATAAAACTATAAATCAACGCTGCACCTAAATGCATTTCGGGGAGTACGAGCTATTTCCGAGTTTGATTGGCCTTTCACCCCTACCCACAGGTCATCCGAAGACTTTTCAACGTCAACCGGTTCGGTCCTCCACTGTATGTTACTACAGCTTCAACCTGCCCATGGGTAGATCACACGGTTTCGCGTCTACCACTACTAACTAAAACGCCCTATTCAGACTCGCTTTCGCTACGGATCCGGACCTGAAGCCCTTAACCTTGCTAGCAACGGTAACTCGTAGGCTCATTATGCAAAAGGCACGCCGTCACACGTAAACGTGCTCCGACCGCTTGTAAGCGTATGGTTTCAGGATCTTTTTCACTCCCTTATTCAGGGTTCTTTTCACCTTTCCCTCACGGTACTAGTTCACTATCGGTCTCTCAGGAGTATTTAGCCTTAACGGATGGTCCCGCCAAATTCACACAGGGTTTCACGTGCCCCGCACTACTCAGGATACCACTATCTAATTGTTCTTTACCTATACGGGACTATCACCCTCTTTGGTTCCTCTTTCCAAAGGATTCTAATTCATTACACTTCGAATAACGTGGTCCTACAACCCCAATGTTGCCGTAACAACACTGGTTTGGGCTAATCCGCGTTCGCTCGCCACTACTTACGGAATCACTTTTGTTTTCTTCTCCTCCGGGTACTTAGATGTTTCAGTTCTCCGGGTTCGCCTCCTTACGGATACTATATCTTCAATATAGTGGGTTGCCCCATTCGGATATCTGCGGATCATATTGTATGTGCCAATCCCCGCAGCTTTTCGCAGCTTATCACGTCCTTCATCGCCTCTGAGAGCCTAGGCATTCCCCATACGCCCTTATTTAGCTTATTGTACTTTTTGCTTTTTTAATGAGTTTGTTATTAGTTAAAAGCTCGTAAACTTTAACTAACAACGAATTATTATTGTTTAAAATATATCTTATATAGTATGTGCAATACTACATAATATAATATCTTAATTATTTTTATGTATCTTTTTCAATATGTCAATGAACGTTTATCAATGTAGCTATTATTTAATCTAGCAATGTACCAATTGGTAGATTGTTAAATTGATTAATTTTTACATTAATTCGTGGAGAATATCGGAGTCGAACCGATGACCTCCTGCGTGCAAGGCAGGCGCTCTAGCCAGCTGAGCTAATCCCCCAATTACTAGTCGTTAGTAATTAGTAGTTAGTAGTTAGTACTGTTAACTACTACTCTAGCTTCTAGAATTTCCTTTTTTATTATATTAGTAGTCTCAGGCAGACTCGAACTGCCGACCTCTACATTATCAGTGTAGCGCTCTAACCAGCTGAGCTATGAGACTCTACTATAATAGATCATTTAAATTAACAGCTTGAGAATAAAGCATCTCTTTTCCTTTTTACTATCTTACTCCAATAGTCGTCTTTCTCTAGAAAGGAGGTGTTCCAGCCGCACCTTCCGGTACGGCTACCTTGTTACGACTTAGCCCTAGTTATCGACTTTACCCTAGGCCGCTCCTTGCGGTGACGGACTTCAGGCACTTCCAACTTCCATGGCTTGACGGGCGGTGTGTACAAGGCCCGGGAACGTATTCACCGCATCATGGCTGATATGCGATTACTAGCGATTCCAGCTTCACGGAGTCGAGTTGCAGACTCCGATCCGAACTGTGATAGGGTTTATAGATTCGCTCCACCTCGCGGTGTGGCTGCTCTCTGTCCCTACCATTGTAGCACGTGTGTAGCCCAGGACGTAAGGGCCGTGATGATTTGACGTCATCCCCACCTTCCTCACAGTTTGCACTGGCAGTCTTGTTAGAGTTCCCGACACTACTCGCTGGCAACTAACAACAGGGGTTGCGCTCGTTATAGGACTTAACCTGACACCTCACGGCACGAGCTGACGACAACCATGCAGCACCTTGTAAATTGTCCGAAGAAAAGTCTATCTCTAAACCTGTCAATCTACATTTAAGCCCTGGTAAGGTTCCTCGCGTATCATCGAATTAAACCACATGCTCCACCGCTTGTGCGGGCCCCCGTCAATTCCTTTGAGTTTCATTCTTGCGAACGTACTCCCCAGGTGGGTTACTTATCACTTTCGCTTAGCCACTCAATCCGAAGATCGAACAGCTAGTAACCATCGTTTACGGCGTGGACTACCAGGGTATCTAATCCTGTTCGCTACCCACGCTTTCGTCCATCAGTGTCAGTGTATTATTAGTAATCTGCCTTCGCAATTGGTATTCTATGTAATATCTATGCATTTCACCGCTACACTACATATTCTAACTACTTCATAATAACTCAAGACAACCAGTATCAAAGGCAATTTTACAGTTGAGCTGCAAGATTTCACCTCTGACTTAATTGTCCACCTACGGACCCTTTAAACCCAATGATTCCGGATAACGCTTGGATCCTCCGTATTACCGCGGCTGCTGGCACGGAGTTAGCCGATCCTTATTCTTACAGTACCGTCAAGCTCCCTCACGAGGGAGTGTTTCTTCCTGTATAAAAGCAGTTTACAACCCATAGGGCAGTCTTCCTGCACGCGGCATGGCTGGATCAGGCTCTCGCCCATTGTCCAATATTCCTCACTGCTGCCTCCCGTAGGAGTCTGGTCCGTGTCTCAGTACCAGTGTGGGGGATCTCCCTCTCAGGACCCCTATCTATCGCAGTCTTGGTAAGCCGTTACCTTACCAACTAACTAATAGAACGCATGCTCATCTTTTACCGATAAATCTTTAATATAAAAATGATGCCATCTCTATATACTATGAAGTATTAATCCAAATTTCTCTGGGCTATCCTCCTGTAAAAGGTAGATTGCATACGCGTTACGCACCCGTGCGCCGGTCGTCATCTGTGCAAGCACAATGTTACCCCTCGACTTGCATGTGTTAGGCCTGCCGCTAGCGTTCATCCTGAGCCAGGATCAAACTCTTCATCGTTAAATTTTTAAGTGTTTCCACTTTTACTTTTAACAACTAATGGAATTAAATTTTGGTACTCAAAATGGTTTATTCTCTTTTTGTGATATTAACCGTTTCCAGTTAATATCTACGCTGTCAATTCAATATGTTAATGAACTTATTTCTCTTCTTATCTTAACGCGTTTCCTTGTTAAGCGGGTGCAAATATAAAACCCTTTTTTATTCCTTGCAATGTTTTTTGAAGTTTTTTTTAAATTGTTTTTGCAAACTTTCTAATCTCATTAAAACACTAGCCAAAGAACTTCTCTTGTCTAAAAACGTTGCCGTTTTTAGCGGCTGCAAACTTACAACCTTTTTTGTTCTTACAAAGCTTTTTCTAATCTTTTTTAAAACTTATTTTAAATCCGATTTTTTAACCTGTTAATGAACCTTTGCTTACTCTTCTTCCTAAACCCTCTCGCCGTAAGCGGGTGCAAATATACAACCTTTCCTTTTTATAAAACTAACTTTTTATAAGGTTTTTTTTGATTTGTTTTTAATATGCAGGTTTGCAAATTGTTAAGTTTACAAAAACATTTAATTAAATGGAGGTTTCTATCTAAATCCATTCTTAAACAACGACGCCATTTAATACACGTGATTCATTTTACCTTCCATATACCCTCATTTCATTTACTATTATACATAGTGTAATTATTGCGATTTGATAAATTGTACAACCTCATCGTTAGTAAATTCTGGATTTGCTCCGCTCCTACCCGCCACCAAAGCGCCCACGGCACAGGCATAATTAATAGCATCTTGAGGAGAGGCATCGTGAAACAACTTATTAATTAATGTTGCTAAAAAAGAATCTCCTGCACCAACTGTGTCTATAACTTTAATTTTATACCCATCATTATAATAAAACGTATCGTTAATAGATAAGATAGCTCCATGCGCACCTCTAGTAACACATATCGATGTAGTGTTTGTTTCTCTTGCTATAAACCGAATATTTTCCTCTAGGGTCTCGGCATTAAACTCAAGCGACTTACTTATTTCGAAAATTTCATCATCATTAAATTTTATAAAATCTGCTTCATTCATCAATTTCTTAAGCACTTCTATAGTATAATGAGGGGGCCTTAAATTAACATCGAATATTTTATAGTCTGCTAATTTCAAAAGTGCATAAAGTGTTTCACGAGACACCTCATCTCTAGCAATCAAACTTCCGAAGATAAAAGCATCCGATTCTTTTATAATAGACTTCGCCATTTCTGTTACTTGGATATTATCCCAGGCTCTAGGAAACAAAATATCGTAAGATGCCGATCCGGCTTCATTAAGCATAACATTTACTTCCCCCGTTTTAAATTCCTGATCCACCTGAACTCCTTCAGTACGGATAGTTCCCTCTTTCAAAGTATTTAAAATTTGCGCTCCATTTTTATCATCGCCAACACGACTTATAATAGATACGTTATTATTAAACGCGCTTAATCTGTTAGCCACATTTAAAGGAGCTCCTCCAATTTTTCTATGATTTGGAAATACATCCCAAAGCACTTCCCCGAAACAAACTACATTTATCATAATATATATTTTTTACTCCTCCAATTCCTGCCATACCACACATTCTTAAATTTTAAGCAGACTAAAAAGGAATTTTATCATTTTAAAAGCCTCGGCTTAACCACAATATTAAACCTTCACACTACCTTTCAAATGTATAAAAAAACGATCACAACCAAATCCTAACACTTATTACACAAAAGCTATGGAATTGTTTCTTACTATTAGTATTTTTAGTGTTGAAAATATGTACTAGTAAATAACAATCGAACCCCTAAACATTTTTGCTTTTGACTTGTAAAAAAGACATTCTAATTATTGGAGCTGGCCCTATAGGCATTGCGTGCGCTATGGCATGCGAAGAAAAAAACTTGAATTATGTAATCATTGAAAAAGGTACGCTTACAAATTCCATTTTCAACTACCCCTTAAACATGACCTTTTTCTCGACTTCGGAAAAATTAGAGATTAACGACAT encodes:
- a CDS encoding carbohydrate kinase family protein codes for the protein MINVVCFGEVLWDVFPNHRKIGGAPLNVANRLSAFNNNVSIISRVGDDKNGAQILNTLKEGTIRTEGVQVDQEFKTGEVNVMLNEAGSASYDILFPRAWDNIQVTEMAKSIIKESDAFIFGSLIARDEVSRETLYALLKLADYKIFDVNLRPPHYTIEVLKKLMNEADFIKFNDDEIFEISKSLEFNAETLEENIRFIARETNTTSICVTRGAHGAILSINDTFYYNDGYKIKVIDTVGAGDSFLATLINKLFHDASPQDAINYACAVGALVAGRSGANPEFTNDEVVQFIKSQ